From the genome of Danio aesculapii chromosome 16, fDanAes4.1, whole genome shotgun sequence, one region includes:
- the fabp10a gene encoding fatty acid-binding protein 10-A, liver basic, giving the protein MAFSGTWQVYTQENYEEFLRAISLPEEVIKLAKDVKPVTEIQQKGSDFTITSKTPGKTVTNSFTIGKEAEITTMDGKKLKCIVKLDGGKLVCTTDRFSHIQEIKAGEMVETLTVGGTTMIRKSKKI; this is encoded by the exons ATGGCCTTCAGCGGGACGTGGCAGGTTTACACTCAGGAGAACTACGAGGAGTTTCTCAGAGCCATCT CTCTGCCAGAAGAGGTGATTAAACTGGCCAAAGATGTGAAACCAGTGACAGAAATCCAGCAGAAGGGCAGCGACTTCACCATCACATCCAAAACTCCGGGAAAAACCGTCACCAACTCCTTCACCATCGGCAAAGAGGCTGAAATCACCACCATGGACGGCAAGAAGCTCAAG TGCATCGTCAAGCTGGATGGAGGAAAGCTGGTCTGCACAACTGACCGATTCTCCCACATCCAGGAGATCAAGGCTGGAGAAATGGTGGAG ACGCTGACAGTCGGAGGAACCACCATGATCAGGAAGAGCAAGAAGATCTGA